A single window of Candidatus Omnitrophota bacterium DNA harbors:
- a CDS encoding thioredoxin family protein — MASTEKTEATEKVTAQNAVVKKAKNAPPTVKKTAPVEKLKATFIELGSVNCVPCKMMAPIVEEIKNEYAGQVKVIFYDVWKPEGRPFGDKYKIRAIPTQVFLDADGKEYFRHEGYFPKDEIISVLKEAGVN; from the coding sequence ATGGCTTCTACGGAAAAAACTGAGGCGACAGAAAAAGTCACCGCGCAGAATGCCGTGGTTAAAAAAGCAAAAAACGCGCCACCCACCGTAAAGAAAACCGCGCCCGTTGAAAAACTGAAAGCGACTTTTATTGAGCTGGGGTCGGTGAACTGCGTGCCCTGCAAAATGATGGCGCCTATCGTGGAAGAGATTAAAAATGAATACGCGGGACAGGTTAAGGTAATTTTCTACGATGTGTGGAAACCGGAAGGCCGACCATTCGGTGACAAATACAAAATACGCGCGATCCCCACTCAGGTGTTTCTCGACGCTGACGGTAAAGAATATTTCAGGCACGAGGGCTATTTCCCCAAGGATGAAATTATCAGCGTCCTGAAAGAAGCGGGTGTGAATTAA